The following are from one region of the Macaca thibetana thibetana isolate TM-01 chromosome 2, ASM2454274v1, whole genome shotgun sequence genome:
- the FSTL1 gene encoding follistatin-related protein 1: protein MWKRWLALALALVAVAWVRAEEELRSKSKICANVFCGAGRECAVTEKGEPTCLCIEQCKPHKRPVCGSNGKTYLNHCELHRDACLTGSKIQVDYDGHCKEKKSVSPSASPVVCYQSNRDELRRRIIQWLEAEIIPDGWFSKGSNYSEILDKYFKNFDNGDSRLDSSEFLKFVEQNETAINITTYPDQENNKLLRGLCVDALIELSDENADWKLSFQEFLKCLNPSFNPPEKKCALEDETYADGAETEVDCNRCVCACGNWVCTAMTCDGKNQKGAQTQTEEEMTRYVQELQKHQETAEKTKRVSTKEI, encoded by the exons GAAGAGCTAAGGAGCAAATCCAAGATCTGTGCCAATGTGTTTTGTGGAGCTGGCCGGGAATGTGCAGTcacagagaaaggggaacccaCCTGTCTCTGCATTGAG CAATGCAAACCTCACAAGAGGCCTGTATGTGGCAGTAACGGCAAGACCTACCTCAACCACTGTGAACTGCATCGAGATGCCTGCCTCACTGGATCCAAAATCCAGGTTGATTACGATGGACACTGCAAAG AGAAGAAATCCGTAAGTCCATCTGCCAGCCCAG TTGTTTGCTATCAGTCCAACCGTGATGAGCTCCGACGTCGCATCATCCAGTGGCTGGAAGCTGAGATCATTCCAGATGGCTGGTTCTCTAAAGGCAGCAACTACAGTGAAATCCTAGACAAGTATTTTAAG AACTTTGATAATGGTGACTCTCGCCTGGACTCCAGCGAATTCCTGAAGTTTGTGGAACAGAATGAAACTGCCATCAATATTACCACGTATCCAGACCAGGAGAACAACAAGTTGCTTAG GGGACTCTGTGTTGATGCTCTCATTGAACTGTCTGATGAAAATGCTGATTGGAAACTCAGCTTCCAAGAGTTTCTCAAGTGCCTCAACCCATCTTTCAACCCTCCTGAGAAGA AGTGTGCCCTGGAGGATGAAACGTATGCAGATGGAGCTGAGACTGAGGTGGACTGTAACCGCTGTGTCTGTGCCTGTGGAAACTGGGTCTGTACAGCCATGACCTGTGACG GAAAGAATCAGAAGGGGGCCCAGACTCAGACAGAGGAGGAGATGACCAGATACGTCCAGGAGCTCCAGAAGCATCAG GAAACAGCTGAAAAGACCAAGAGAGTGAGCACCAAAGAGATCTAA